One Solibacillus sp. R5-41 DNA segment encodes these proteins:
- a CDS encoding TAXI family TRAP transporter solute-binding subunit: protein MFKKNKLLFLTMVSVLLLVLAACNTDSDSGKDTDKTADKDASSTGELDFGKVDFLSILTGGTQGTYYPLGGTFADLITSDTGVKTTAEVSQASAANMTALQNGEGDVAFVQTDIAYYGTNGTLMFDGQKIDSVSALGALYPETVQLVTLADSGIKSFADLKGKKVSVGAPGSGTYANAEQLLEIHGLTMDDIKAQNLDFGESADGIQSGQIDAAFITAGYPTGAVEALNATKGVYIVPVEADKAKELIAKYPYYAVDAIPAGTYGLEKEIPAVSVGAMLAVKKDLPEDLVYAMTKAIYDNTDKISHAKGAFIKAETGLDGIGIEVHPGAQKYFDEVNK, encoded by the coding sequence ATGTTTAAAAAGAATAAACTATTATTTCTAACTATGGTAAGTGTTTTACTATTAGTATTAGCGGCTTGTAATACTGATAGTGATTCAGGTAAAGATACAGACAAAACTGCTGATAAAGATGCAAGTTCAACAGGAGAATTAGATTTTGGTAAAGTAGATTTTTTAAGTATTTTAACTGGTGGTACGCAAGGTACATATTATCCATTAGGTGGTACTTTTGCAGACTTAATTACTTCTGATACAGGTGTAAAAACAACTGCTGAAGTTTCTCAAGCTTCTGCGGCAAATATGACAGCTTTACAAAATGGCGAGGGTGACGTAGCTTTCGTTCAAACAGATATTGCTTATTATGGAACAAATGGAACATTAATGTTTGATGGTCAAAAAATTGATTCGGTTTCAGCATTAGGTGCATTATATCCAGAAACAGTTCAGCTTGTAACATTAGCTGATTCAGGTATTAAATCATTTGCAGATTTAAAAGGTAAAAAAGTTTCTGTAGGTGCTCCTGGTTCAGGTACTTACGCAAACGCTGAGCAATTATTAGAAATTCACGGTTTAACAATGGATGACATTAAAGCTCAAAACTTAGATTTCGGTGAATCAGCAGATGGAATCCAATCAGGTCAAATTGATGCAGCGTTCATCACTGCAGGTTACCCAACAGGTGCGGTAGAAGCACTTAATGCAACGAAGGGCGTTTACATTGTGCCAGTTGAAGCAGACAAAGCAAAAGAGCTTATTGCTAAATATCCATACTATGCAGTAGATGCAATCCCAGCAGGTACTTACGGATTAGAAAAAGAAATTCCAGCTGTATCGGTAGGTGCAATGCTAGCAGTTAAAAAGGATCTTCCGGAAGATTTAGTTTATGCGATGACAAAAGCAATCTATGATAACACAGATAAAATTAGTCATGCTAAAGGTGCATTTATCAAAGCTGAAACGGGCTTAGACGGAATCGGTATTGAAGTTCACCCAGGTGCTCAAAAATATTTTGATGAAGTGAACAAGTAA
- a CDS encoding DUF1850 domain-containing protein yields MKKWFVVSVFFICCAAVFIPFQRALVFTETRNEEPTVNYVLLNSGNDFQIVFTHSIHLSDVIESYRVLTSNEFQLVSMKYSDVAIGMPGHAEEGQALIYENGVYTLRYDDAKLPNFTLHIGAVQQKLILQYGDEEYNLKKNLVKGKSYFTEVRKISFYEKMKGVKLNDKKE; encoded by the coding sequence ATGAAAAAATGGTTCGTGGTAAGTGTTTTTTTTATTTGCTGTGCAGCGGTTTTTATTCCGTTTCAAAGAGCGTTGGTTTTCACGGAAACAAGAAATGAGGAACCGACTGTAAACTATGTATTATTGAATTCAGGAAATGATTTTCAAATAGTATTTACCCATTCTATTCACCTATCGGATGTCATCGAAAGTTATCGTGTATTAACATCCAATGAATTTCAACTAGTATCGATGAAATATTCAGATGTTGCAATCGGTATGCCGGGGCATGCTGAAGAAGGGCAAGCACTTATTTATGAAAATGGTGTATATACATTACGCTATGATGATGCGAAATTGCCTAATTTTACGCTACATATTGGCGCGGTTCAACAAAAGCTAATACTCCAATATGGTGACGAAGAATATAATTTAAAAAAGAACTTAGTAAAAGGGAAATCCTATTTTACTGAGGTAAGAAAAATATCATTCTATGAAAAAATGAAAGGTGTGAAATTGAATGACAAAAAAGAATGA